The Sphaerisporangium siamense genome includes the window CCGGGGCGGGCGGGATGCCTTCCAACCTCTCCCGCTCCCGCGCGCCTGGGAAATCCCGAACGGCCATAGCTTCGGAGTGATGACCGGCCCGCGTCGTGCCGGGCCGGAACTGTCGGTGGGCGCCGCTAGGGTCGCTGACGATCGATGGCCCGAGGTCCTGGATGGAGCACAACCATGCGCAAGATCATCGTTTCGACGTTCGCCACGCTCGACGGGTTCATCGACGACCCGCACCTGTGGTCGCTGCAGTACGCCGACGAAGAGAGCGGGAACTACGGGCTCGATCTCGCCCTGAGCGCGGACGCGCTGCTGCTCGGGCGCGTCACCTGGGAGGGCATGGCGCAGGCATGGCCCGGCATGGGCGGCAACCCGTACGGCGACCATGTGAACGCGGTCACCAAGTACGTCGTCGCGTCCCAGCCCGTGGACACCTCGGCCTGGAACCCCACGGTCGTCATCCCCGGCGACGACCTGATCCCCGAGGTCACCAAGCTCAAGCAGCAGGACGGCGGCAACATTCTCATCTGGGGTAACGGCCGCCTGACCGACGCCCTCGCCGCCGCCGGCCTGCTCGACGAGTACCACGTGTGGGTGTATCCGGTCATCAAGGGCGAGGGCGAGCCCCTGTTCCGCAAGGAGAGCGCCGGCACCCTCGAACTCCTCGGCACCACCACCTTCTCCACCGGCGCCCTCGTCCTCACCTACCGGCCGCTCACCTCGCCGCCGGCCTAAGGGCTCAGTTCTCCAGCCGGCCCAATGGCTCAGATTCCAGCCGGCCTGGGCCGCGACGTCAGCGGAAGGCGGCGACGTGGCGGCGCAGCCAGTCGGAGAACGGGCGGGCGGGGCGGCCGAGGATCTCCGGGACGGCCGGGCTGACGCTCCGTTCGGCGTCGGTCGGCTCTCCGATGATGGCGAGCGTGCCGTCGGCGACGGGCTCGGGCATGAACGTCACCATCTGGGCACGGGCCTCCTCGCGGGTCTGCTCGGCGAAGCGCACCGGCTCGCCGAGCGCCCGCCCGATCTGCTCGGCCCGCTCCCGGGGCGTGCTGAGCTCCGGACCGGTCAGCACGTACACGCGCCCCGCGTGGCCGTCCTCGCGCAGCGCCGCGGCGGCCACCTCGGCGATGTCGGCGGGGTCGACCAGCGGCAGGCCCACGTCCCCGAACGGCGCCGCCACCGTCCGCCGGGCGCGCACCGTCTCCGCCCAGGCGTACGCGTTCGAGTGGAAGCCTCCCGGGCGGAGGATCACCCATTCCAGGCCCGAGTCCCGGACGGCCTCCTCCAGCACGCGCAGCGGCGCGTGCGAAGGAGAGTCCGGCCGCGTCCCCGCGGCCTGCGAAGACAACAGCACGACCCGCCGCACTCCCCCCGCCCTGGCCACGTCGAGCACCGCCCGCCCGTCCACGTGCGCACCGGCCCCACTGACGAGCAGAAACAACGCGTCCGCCCCGTCGACCACGGCCCGCAGGCTCTCCGCGTCCGCCACATCCGCCCGCCGATACCGCACCCCGTCCGGTACACCTCCCCCGGGGACGTCCGCCCCAGGGGCACCCCCGCCAGGGGCACCCACCCCGGGCGCACCCCCGCCAGGGGCAGCTACCCCGGGAACGCCCGGCCTGCCAACGCCCGAGACACCGCGCGAGACCGCCGTCACCTCCTCCCCCGCCCTCGCGAGCGCCCGCACCAGCGGCCGCCCCACATTGCCCGTCGCCCCCGTCACCACGATCATGCGTTCTCTCCCGTCTCGACATGGTTCACCCGCATCCGAAAGAAGGCGGGATGGCCGCGGGAACGGCGTCCCACCGCGACCGGCCCGACGCTAACACCGCCCTCCCAGTACTCACCTAGAGGAAAGCGCCCCTGCCGACGACAACCACGAGCAACGTTCGAGGCTCCGCCGAGAAATGGGCCTCGCCTCCGGCTCGGACTGCGTTTCCCAGGCGCTGACGCGCATCCCCCTCGCATCGCGCACCGCAGAAGGCCGGCCAGTTGGACACCGTTGTGGACGCCGGACTCCGCCGACCTGCATCCCGCCGACCCGGCGCCAAGAAGAGCACGCACCAGGAACGACATGAGCACACCAGAGCTGAGGGCGGAGTGAACGCTGGGTTCGGGACCATGACGCGGAAGTGGGCACGGGGCTACAGGAGAAATGCGCCCGGGGGCTGCGCCGGGGATGAGGAAAACACCGACCTTCGAGAGAAGCGACATGCGGGGCTCCGCCGAGAAATGGGCCTCGCCTCCGGCTCGGACTGTGTTTCCCAGGCGCTGACGCGCATTCCTCTCGTATCGCGTTCCGCAGAAGCTCAGCTGGCCGCCGTCGTAGGCGCCGGGCTGCACCGACCTGCGTCCCGCCAACGCGGCGCCAAGGAAAGCATGCATCAGGAACGGGGAGAGAGCGTGTCAAAGCTGGGGGAAGTGAACGCTGGGTTCGGGACCATGAAGCGGTAGTCGACACGGGGCTACAGGACAGCTGTGCCCCCGGTCGCACCGGGCATGAGAGGAACGCCGACCTCGGGAGAAGCGACATGCGGGGCTGCGCCGGGGATGGGCCTCGCCTGCGGCTCGGGCTGTGCTTCCCAGGCGCTGACGCGCATTCTTCTCGCACCGTGCACCGTGCACCGCGCACCGCAG containing:
- a CDS encoding NAD(P)H-binding protein, translated to MIVVTGATGNVGRPLVRALARAGEEVTAVSRGVSGVGRPGVPGVAAPGGGAPGVGAPGGGAPGADVPGGGVPDGVRYRRADVADAESLRAVVDGADALFLLVSGAGAHVDGRAVLDVARAGGVRRVVLLSSQAAGTRPDSPSHAPLRVLEEAVRDSGLEWVILRPGGFHSNAYAWAETVRARRTVAAPFGDVGLPLVDPADIAEVAAAALREDGHAGRVYVLTGPELSTPRERAEQIGRALGEPVRFAEQTREEARAQMVTFMPEPVADGTLAIIGEPTDAERSVSPAVPEILGRPARPFSDWLRRHVAAFR
- a CDS encoding dihydrofolate reductase family protein, which encodes MRKIIVSTFATLDGFIDDPHLWSLQYADEESGNYGLDLALSADALLLGRVTWEGMAQAWPGMGGNPYGDHVNAVTKYVVASQPVDTSAWNPTVVIPGDDLIPEVTKLKQQDGGNILIWGNGRLTDALAAAGLLDEYHVWVYPVIKGEGEPLFRKESAGTLELLGTTTFSTGALVLTYRPLTSPPA